The Streptomyces sp. Je 1-332 genome has a window encoding:
- a CDS encoding polyprenyl synthetase family protein, producing MNSHTVSALERAAAHQQRFEVSFARYFAELADDLNGARLGRFPARCLDLLAQLSLRGGKRIRTTLLYEAAGLVTREEVPGLVEAALSLELLHSHALILDDIMDDSPTRRGGPSTYYACREDLPDHPQAALGLAMMTADLAGFLALRVLSLADLPADRKQALLDVQLGVTTDTVLGQVLDLERDVNSSRSSADDGLLETVCEYKTSRYTVLAPMRLGLLAAGQDLAEHEESLRRYARLAGLSGQIRDDYLDLFGDPDVTGKPAGADLRAGRHTYLTRELLAVTSDDEHETVKAALGSADSPPWTIDRIRDIAHRHDVHIRLQQTIDHYAHAASAEASTWHRHWNGEAVALFEQLPLWNTHRNR from the coding sequence GTGAACAGCCACACCGTCAGCGCCCTGGAGCGTGCCGCCGCTCATCAGCAGCGGTTCGAAGTGTCCTTCGCGAGATACTTCGCCGAACTCGCGGACGACCTCAACGGGGCGCGACTGGGCCGCTTCCCGGCTCGATGTCTCGACCTTCTCGCGCAGTTGTCGCTGCGCGGCGGCAAACGAATCCGGACCACCCTGCTCTACGAGGCCGCCGGTCTCGTCACCCGGGAAGAGGTCCCGGGGCTGGTGGAAGCCGCGCTGAGTCTCGAACTGCTCCACAGCCACGCGCTCATCCTCGACGACATCATGGACGACTCACCGACGCGACGCGGCGGCCCCTCGACGTACTACGCGTGCCGCGAAGACCTCCCGGACCACCCGCAGGCCGCGCTGGGACTGGCCATGATGACGGCGGACCTCGCCGGTTTCCTCGCCCTGCGCGTCCTGTCCCTGGCCGACCTGCCCGCCGACCGCAAACAGGCCCTGCTCGATGTCCAGCTCGGGGTGACGACCGACACCGTGCTCGGCCAGGTCCTCGACCTGGAACGCGATGTGAACTCATCGAGGTCGTCGGCCGACGACGGCTTGCTGGAGACCGTGTGCGAGTACAAGACCTCCCGCTACACCGTCCTCGCCCCCATGCGCCTCGGCCTGCTCGCCGCGGGCCAGGACCTCGCGGAACACGAGGAAAGTCTGCGCCGCTATGCCCGACTAGCGGGACTCAGCGGTCAGATACGCGATGACTACCTCGACCTCTTCGGCGACCCCGACGTCACGGGCAAGCCCGCGGGCGCCGATCTCCGGGCGGGCCGTCACACCTACCTGACCCGCGAGCTCCTCGCCGTCACCAGCGATGACGAGCACGAGACCGTCAAGGCCGCTCTGGGCAGCGCCGACTCCCCGCCGTGGACCATCGACCGCATCCGCGACATCGCCCACCGCCACGACGTCCACATCCGCCTGCAGCAGACCATCGACCACTACGCCCACGCCGCGTCGGCCGAAGCGAGCACCTGGCACCGGCACTGGAACGGCGAAGCCGTCGCCCTCTTCGAGCAGCTGCCGCTCTGGAACACCCACCGGAACCGATGA
- a CDS encoding VOC family protein — protein sequence MLKLGIPVIGVADIPRAVAFWTQALDLVATEEWQSEEWRTLDHADGSGRALGLMHSASPAEARPRLHLDLFTDTAEEQETEVQRLVSLGARAVPWDLYPPDPDFIVLADPDDNLFCVVDLSRAPSGSAPKREGRPEHP from the coding sequence ATGCTGAAGCTCGGAATCCCCGTGATCGGCGTCGCCGACATCCCGCGTGCGGTCGCCTTCTGGACGCAGGCGCTGGACCTGGTCGCCACCGAGGAGTGGCAGAGCGAGGAATGGCGGACGCTCGACCATGCCGACGGATCGGGACGGGCTCTTGGTCTGATGCACAGCGCGTCGCCGGCCGAAGCCCGGCCCCGTCTCCATCTGGACCTCTTCACCGATACCGCTGAGGAACAGGAGACAGAGGTCCAGCGGCTGGTCTCGCTGGGAGCGCGAGCCGTCCCATGGGACCTCTATCCACCCGACCCGGACTTCATCGTTCTCGCCGACCCGGACGACAACCTCTTCTGCGTGGTCGACCTGAGCCGAGCGCCCAGCGGCAGTGCGCCCAAGCGGGAAGGCCGGCCCGAACACCCGTGA